Genomic DNA from Thermotoga petrophila RKU-1:
TTTTCAGGCCGAGCTCTACACTGCCGGGTTTCTCAAACTCGACAACGGAGATCCCTCGTGGGAAGAAGATGAGAACCTCCGGGTGGATCTTCATCATCTTTGGAAGAAGTTCCTGGAAGTCTTCCAGATTCATCAAAGTGAGCAGGTTCAGAGGGTGAGTGTGAACGATGGCTTTCTTTTCCGGATTCATCTCCTTGAATTTTGCGTGGATCATGAGGTGTGTGGGAAACTCACTGGTGGGTTTTCCGTTTCCATGGAGTATTTCGTAGTGTTTCCCCGGAAGGACGTGAAGAAGACAGATCTTGCTGTCGTCTTCGTAGACTTCTCTCATTCTTGAACCCGTTGCCGTGATCAGAAGGTACATCTCGGGACCGTCGTAATCGAACCCGTATTCGTTCACACTCTTGACCTCGTACCCTTCTGGTCTTTCATCCAGTCTGACAGAGATGTTCCCTGCGTTCGCCTCGGAAAGGCCCTTTATGGCAAGCCAGTAAGCTACTTTTTGAATCTCTCTTATCGTCTCTCTCATCGTCTCTCTCTCCTTCTTTTTTCCATGTAGTCTTCTTCCCGAAAGACTCTGAGCGGATCCTCCGGAAGACCCTTCTGCCTTCTGTACTCCCTCAGAATCGGCCTTACGTCTGTTCGAAACGCATCCATGAGAATTTCTTCTGCTTCAACCACATCACAGTTTTTCTGAGCCTCTTTCAAGCGTTCTTGATCGATGAGCAGAGCCTTTGCAAAAAGTTCCTGGGCGATCAAAACAGATTGTATCATCGCGAGGATCTTCGGTTTTGTGATGTGGGCCTGATCGAACATGAGAACCACCTTCTTTGCAGAGTCAGAAAGTTCAGGATCTCTCCATGCAAAGACGATCTCCTTGAAGATCAAAAACACCTCGTACGGATTTATGGAGGCGATCGTGAGATCGTCGTCTGCGTATTTCCTGTTGTTCAGGTGAAAACCTCCGAGTTTCTTCTCAGACAGAAGTGTTGCAACGATGTACTCTATGTTCGTTCCTTGGGGATGATGCCCCAGATCGACCAGCACGAGGGCTCGCTCTCCCAGCTTTTCAGCGAGAAGATAACTCGTTCCCCAGTCCGGTATGTCCGTGTGGTAGAAGGCAGGCTCGAAGAACTTATACTCTATGAGGAGATACATGTCGGCCGGCATGTTCTCGTAGATGTACCTCAGGGACTCTTCGAGCCTTTTCTTCCTGGAGCGGAAATCGTCCTGACCGGGATAGTCCGTTCCGTCCGCGAGCCACAGACTGATCACCTTTGAACCAGTTTTTTCGGCTATGTCCACGCACTCCATCACGTGAGCGATCGCTTTTTTTCTGATCTTCTCACTGGGATTGGTGAGGCTTCCGTACTTATAATCAGGATCCTGAAACAGATTCGGGTTGATTGCACCTATCTTCAAGCCTTTCTCTTCAGCAAACTCTCTCAGTTCCTCCCAGTTTTCCACTTTGTCCCAGGGAATGTGAAGGGCAACGGAAGGACAACAACCTGTGAGACGATGAACG
This window encodes:
- the rhaD gene encoding rhamnulose-1-phosphate aldolase, translated to MRETIREIQKVAYWLAIKGLSEANAGNISVRLDERPEGYEVKSVNEYGFDYDGPEMYLLITATGSRMREVYEDDSKICLLHVLPGKHYEILHGNGKPTSEFPTHLMIHAKFKEMNPEKKAIVHTHPLNLLTLMNLEDFQELLPKMMKIHPEVLIFFPRGISVVEFEKPGSVELGLKTVEKSVGKDAVLWDKHGVVAFGKDVAEAYDRVEILEKAAEILLRVLSLGRNPTGVPEGWL
- the rhaI gene encoding L-rhamnose isomerase yields the protein MEKIFEELDELMFELPSWAFSDAGTRFAVFHEEGAARNVFERIEDAALVHRLTGCCPSVALHIPWDKVENWEELREFAEEKGLKIGAINPNLFQDPDYKYGSLTNPSEKIRKKAIAHVMECVDIAEKTGSKVISLWLADGTDYPGQDDFRSRKKRLEESLRYIYENMPADMYLLIEYKFFEPAFYHTDIPDWGTSYLLAEKLGERALVLVDLGHHPQGTNIEYIVATLLSEKKLGGFHLNNRKYADDDLTIASINPYEVFLIFKEIVFAWRDPELSDSAKKVVLMFDQAHITKPKILAMIQSVLIAQELFAKALLIDQERLKEAQKNCDVVEAEEILMDAFRTDVRPILREYRRQKGLPEDPLRVFREEDYMEKRRRERR